A single Xylella taiwanensis DNA region contains:
- a CDS encoding 3-hydroxyacyl-ACP dehydratase FabZ family protein codes for MEFFIPKTHPCLPGHFPGFPIVPGVLVLEHVLHALQVREGRLTGIRLPQVKFLRPLLPEQHARIELEGTMPRWRFRVCCAQHLLASGEIVAGSAA; via the coding sequence ATGGAATTTTTCATTCCTAAAACGCATCCCTGCTTGCCTGGCCACTTTCCTGGCTTTCCCATCGTGCCTGGCGTGCTCGTGTTGGAGCACGTGTTACATGCATTGCAGGTACGCGAAGGTAGGTTGACCGGCATCCGTCTGCCGCAGGTCAAATTTTTGCGGCCGCTGTTGCCGGAGCAACATGCGCGGATCGAATTGGAGGGAACCATGCCACGCTGGCGTTTCCGCGTTTGCTGCGCCCAGCATCTTTTGGCCAGCGGCGAGATTGTTGCCGGGTCGGCGGCATGA
- a CDS encoding phosphopantetheine-binding protein, whose amino-acid sequence MSVQTPAERELAELLVESLNLEDVQPGDIDPTAPLFNTGLGLDSIDALELALVITKRYGFQIRSDHDDNQRIFASLRALSDHVQAHRST is encoded by the coding sequence ATGTCTGTGCAAACTCCTGCTGAGCGCGAACTGGCTGAGTTACTGGTTGAAAGTCTCAATCTTGAGGATGTCCAACCCGGGGATATCGATCCGACAGCACCGTTGTTCAACACGGGGTTGGGCCTGGATTCGATTGATGCGCTCGAATTGGCTCTGGTGATTACCAAGCGTTATGGTTTCCAGATACGTTCGGATCATGACGACAACCAACGTATCTTCGCTTCGCTGCGTGCGCTTTCAGATCATGTCCAAGCGCATAGAAGTACCTGA
- a CDS encoding FAD-dependent monooxygenase, which translates to MTPTATHATSAVPRSMAKVNTPDVLVIDAGPAGYTAAILLTQRGWGVTWLEKISTRACTSARRCCH; encoded by the coding sequence GTGACGCCCACCGCCACACACGCGACGTCCGCTGTTCCACGGTCGATGGCCAAGGTCAACACCCCGGATGTGTTGGTGATCGACGCTGGTCCCGCAGGCTACACCGCAGCCATCCTGCTTACCCAACGCGGCTGGGGAGTGACATGGTTAGAAAAAATATCCACCCGCGCTTGCACATCAGCGCGTCGCTGCTGTCATTGA